The following coding sequences lie in one Oncorhynchus masou masou isolate Uvic2021 chromosome 20, UVic_Omas_1.1, whole genome shotgun sequence genomic window:
- the LOC135507268 gene encoding E3 ubiquitin/ISG15 ligase TRIM25-like, with amino-acid sequence MFKNGTSATYGFLKQSEEQFLCSEPNTTSCGNNFCMVCITKYWDSKDLCLCPLSQENFYRRPKLCVNTTYKEVVENFKRTRDKGKDESPSKPGKVPCDVCTGTKRKALKSCLVCLASYCKTHLEPHQIASPLKRHKLINPVENLVDRICQKHDRLLELFCRTDQTCVCQFCTEADHKTHDTVPIEEE; translated from the exons ATGTTTAAAAACGGCACATCAGCCAC ATATGGCTTCCTCAAGCAGTCTGAAGAGCAGTTCCTGTGCTCTGAGCCAAACACCACTTCATGTGGAAACAACTTTTGCATGGTTTGTATCACAAAGTACTGGGATAGCAAGGACCTGTGTCTATGTCCACTGAGTCAGGAGAACTTCTACAGACGACCTAAGCTTTGTGTCAACACAACCTACAAAGAGGTTGTAGAGAATTTTAAAAGGACGAGAGACAAAGGTAAAGATGAGTCCCCTTCCAAACCCGGAAAAGTGCCTTGTGACGTCTGCACTGGGACGAAGCGCAAGGCCTTAAAGTCCTGCCTGGTGTGTTTGGCTTCTTACTGTAAGACTCACCTGGAGCCTCATCAGATTGCCTCACCCTTAAAGAGACACAAACTGATCAACCCTGTGGAAAACCTGGTAGACAGGATCTGTCAGAAGCACGACAGACTCCTGGAGCTTTTCTGTAGGACTGACCAGACATGTGTGTGTCAGTTCTGCACTGAGGCAGACCACAAGACTCATGACACTGTCCCTATAGAGgaagagtga
- the LOC135506804 gene encoding E3 ubiquitin-protein ligase TRIM39-like, whose product MDIASSSILLSEDHFLCSICLDVFTEPVTTSCGHSFCITCLTKYWDKMDLCQCPLCQEKFYRQPELRVNTTFREVVENFKKMRDRGKDESPPKLGKVTCDICTGTKLSAMKSCLLCLTSYCKIHLEPHQIAPALKRHKLVDPVENLEDRICRKHDRLLELFCRTDQTCVCQFCTEADHKTHDTVPIEEECGERKVQLVKTEAEVQQIIQERLKKVKDIKLSVDLSKRDAEREIADSIQVFTALVRSIEKSQAELVEVIEEKQKAVERQAEGLIKDLEQEITELKRRSIDLKQLSQTEDHLQLLQNFPSLVYKPPPTKNWSEISVHSDLCVGTVRRAVSQLEETLNKEMEKLPEVKLKRIQQYAVDVTLDPDTAHHKLILSEDGKQVRRGDIPQNLPDNPKRFDRFAIVLAKDGFSSGRFYYEVTVNGKTRWILGVARESIDRNGSVSPSPEYGLWTVVLMDGNQYTACASPQVILSLKEKPQKVGVFVDYEEGQVSFYDVEARSHIYSFTGCTFKDKLFPFFFPSNHDDGKNSAPLIISPVNHTG is encoded by the exons ATGG atataGCTTCCTCCAGCATTCTACTTTCTGAAGACCATTTCCTGTGCTCTATCTGTCTTGATGTGTTCACTGAGCCAGTCACCACTTCATGTGGACACAGCTTCTGCATCACATGTCTCACAAAGTACTGGGATAAAATGGACCTGTGTCAATGTCCACTGTGTCAGGAGAAATTCTACAGACAACCTGAGCTTCGTGTCAACACAACGTTTAGAGAGGTTGTAGAGAattttaaaaagatgagagacagaggtaaAGATGAATCTCCTCCTAAACTCGGAAAAGTAACTTGTGACATCTGCACTGGGACAAAGCTCAGTGCCATGAAGTCCTGCCTGCTCTGTCTAACCTCTTACTGCAAGATTCACCTGGAGCCTCATCAGATCGCCCCAGCCTTAAAGAGACACAAACTGGTCGATCCTGTGGAGAACCTGGAAGACAGGATCTGTAGGAAGCATGACAGACTCCTGGAGCTTTTCTGTAGGACTGATCAGACTTGTGTGTGTCAGTTCTGCACTGAGGCAGACCACAAGACTCATGACACTGTCCCTATAGAGGAagagtgtggagagaggaagGTTCAGCTGGTGAAAACTGAGGCAGAAGTGCAGCAGATTATCCAGGAGCGACTGAAGAAGGTTAAAGACATCAAACTCTCAGTCGATCTCAgcaagagagatgcagagagggagaTAGCAGACAGCATACAGGTCTTCACTGCTCTGGTTCGCTCCATTGAGAAAAGCCAGGCTGAGCTGGTTGAGGTGATTGAGGAGAAGCAGAAAGCAGTAGAGAGGCAGGCTGAAGGGCTCATTAAAGATCTGGAGCAGGAAATCACTGAGCTAAAGAGGAGAAGCATTGATCTGAAGCAGCTCTCACAGACTGAGGACCACCTCCAACTTCTCCAGAACTTCCCATCACTAGTGTACAAACCTCCACCCACCAAGAACTGGTCTGAGATCAGTGTTCACAGTGATCTGTGTGTGGGGACTGTGAGGAGAGCTGTGTCTCAGCTGGAAGAGACACtgaataaagagatggagaagcTTCCTGAAGTCAAACTGAAGAGGATTCAGCAGTATGCAGTGGATGTGACTCTGGACCCTGATACAGCACATCACAAACTCATCCTGTCTGAAGACGGGAAACAAGTAAGACGTGGAGACATACCACAGAATCTTCCTGACAATCCAAAAAGGTTTGACCGTTTTGCCATTGTCCTTGCAAAGGATGGCTTCTCCTCAGGGAGATTTTACTATGAGGTGACGGTTAACGGTAAGACTCGGTGGATTTTAGGAGTGGCCAGAGAGTCCATAGACAGGAATGGGTCTGTATCACCGAGCCCTGAATATGGACTCTGGACTGTGGTCTTAATGGATGGGAATCAATACACAGCCTGTGCCTCCCCCCAAGTCATCCTCTCCCTGAAAGAGAAGCCCCAGAAGGTGGGGGTGTTTGTGGACTATGAGGAGGGTCAGGTCTCCTTTTAtgatgtggaggccaggtctcatATCTACTCTTTCACTGGCTGCACCTTTAAAGATAAACTCTTTCCCTTCTTCTTCCCCAGTAATCATGATGATGGAAAAAACTCAGctcctctcatcatctctcctGTCAATCACACAGGCTGA